Proteins from one Desulfitobacterium chlororespirans DSM 11544 genomic window:
- a CDS encoding 3-hydroxybutyryl-CoA dehydrogenase, translating to MKTIMVIGAGQMGSGIAQVAAQAGYTVILNDIKEEYVARGLKGIEKNLDRSVEKGKLSAEEKAGILGQLQASVSLQDAALADLVIEAAVENMAIKHDIFQTLDRVCPEHTILASNTSSLPITEIGACTKRPDKVIGMHFMNPVPVMKLVEIIRGLATSDEVYTEIENLSVAMGKTPVEVNDAPGFVANRILIPMINEAIWTLNEGIAKPEAIDNVMKLGANHPMGPLALADLIGLDTVLAICDVLHEGLGDKYRPCPLLRKYVKAGWLGRKTGRGFYTY from the coding sequence ATGAAAACGATTATGGTCATCGGAGCGGGGCAAATGGGCTCCGGAATTGCCCAAGTAGCGGCTCAGGCAGGGTACACGGTCATCTTAAATGATATCAAGGAGGAATATGTAGCCCGTGGTCTGAAAGGGATTGAAAAAAATCTGGACCGCAGTGTGGAAAAAGGCAAACTCTCTGCGGAAGAAAAGGCTGGCATCCTCGGACAGCTTCAAGCCAGTGTTTCTCTTCAGGATGCGGCTCTGGCTGATTTAGTCATCGAAGCGGCAGTTGAAAACATGGCGATTAAACATGACATTTTCCAAACCTTGGATAGGGTTTGCCCTGAACATACGATTCTAGCTTCCAATACGTCCTCATTGCCGATTACGGAAATCGGCGCCTGCACCAAGCGCCCGGACAAAGTGATCGGGATGCATTTTATGAATCCGGTCCCGGTGATGAAGCTTGTGGAGATTATTCGCGGCCTGGCAACCAGTGATGAAGTGTATACCGAGATTGAGAACCTGAGTGTGGCTATGGGGAAAACCCCGGTGGAGGTCAATGATGCCCCGGGATTTGTCGCCAACCGGATTCTGATTCCGATGATTAACGAAGCCATATGGACCCTTAACGAGGGCATTGCCAAACCGGAAGCTATCGACAATGTCATGAAGCTGGGAGCCAATCATCCGATGGGTCCCTTGGCCCTGGCGGATCTGATCGGTTTGGATACGGTTCTGGCCATTTGTGATGTACTCCATGAAGGACTTGGCGATAAATATCGGCCCTGCCCCCTGTTGAGAAAATATGTCAAGGCAGGCTGGCTGGGCAGAAAAACGGGCAGAGGTTTCTACACTTATTAA
- a CDS encoding acyl-CoA dehydrogenase: MNFNLTEDQKMMRKMVRDFVEEEVIPQAAHTDETHEFPLALVHKMRELGLLGIPIPEEYGGAGSDFTSYTLALEEIARGCASTAVIMAVHTTLGTFPIYYFGNEEQKQKYLPKLAKGEMLGAFALTEPNSGSDASSLVTTAKRRGDHYVINGSKRFISNTGYAGIYTVLASTDRTKGSRGITAFLVDADTPGLIIGKKEKKMGLHGSSTRELIFEDMVVPVENRLGEEGQGFKIAMALLDDGRIGIGAQAVGIAQAAFAAALAYAQERVQFKQEIMNFQGIQFMLADMAAQLEAARLLVYQAAVRRVEGVPYSKEASMAKLFASEMAVKVTNDAMQIFGGYGYTREYPIERYLRDAKITQIYEGTNQIQRIVIAKHLRNKNYDMERRTL, encoded by the coding sequence TTGAACTTTAATCTTACCGAAGATCAAAAGATGATGCGAAAAATGGTCAGAGATTTTGTGGAAGAAGAGGTCATTCCCCAAGCGGCTCACACCGATGAGACCCATGAGTTTCCTTTGGCCCTGGTACATAAGATGAGAGAACTGGGACTGCTGGGGATCCCTATTCCGGAGGAGTATGGAGGGGCCGGCTCCGATTTTACCTCCTACACCTTAGCCCTTGAGGAAATTGCCCGGGGCTGTGCCTCCACGGCCGTCATTATGGCTGTTCACACCACCCTTGGCACCTTTCCGATTTATTATTTTGGCAATGAAGAACAAAAACAAAAGTATTTGCCGAAGCTCGCCAAAGGAGAGATGCTGGGAGCCTTTGCCCTCACGGAACCGAACTCCGGGTCCGATGCCTCCAGTTTAGTCACAACCGCCAAGCGCCGCGGTGACCACTATGTGATCAACGGCAGCAAACGCTTCATTTCCAACACCGGCTATGCCGGAATCTATACAGTTCTGGCTTCCACCGACCGCACGAAGGGTTCCCGGGGAATTACGGCCTTTCTTGTCGATGCCGATACTCCCGGTCTTATCATCGGCAAAAAGGAAAAGAAAATGGGACTCCACGGTTCATCGACCCGTGAGTTGATTTTTGAGGATATGGTGGTTCCTGTCGAGAACCGATTGGGAGAAGAGGGGCAAGGGTTTAAAATTGCCATGGCCTTGCTTGACGATGGCCGCATCGGGATTGGGGCCCAGGCCGTAGGAATTGCTCAGGCGGCTTTTGCGGCTGCCTTGGCCTATGCTCAGGAGAGGGTTCAATTCAAGCAGGAGATTATGAATTTCCAAGGCATCCAATTCATGCTTGCGGATATGGCCGCTCAACTGGAAGCAGCTCGTTTATTGGTCTATCAGGCGGCAGTCAGGCGGGTGGAGGGGGTGCCCTATAGTAAAGAGGCTTCCATGGCCAAATTATTTGCCAGTGAAATGGCGGTCAAAGTAACCAATGATGCCATGCAGATCTTCGGGGGCTATGGCTACACCCGGGAGTATCCCATCGAACGCTATCTGCGGGATGCCAAAATCACCCAAATCTATGAAGGCACCAACCAGATTCAGCGGATTGTTATTGCTAAACATTTAAGAAATAAAAATTATGACATGGAGAGGAGAACGTTATGA
- a CDS encoding sigma-54-dependent Fis family transcriptional regulator, producing MNGFISSGLSLLDSQELILSSLYLDEETVLADALQIILKEERTHLPVVSKEKRFLGVLGTADIMESLTQGKFDPRAPISSYIRPVEWLLPEENSLLFNFNVLITEGWPTAFVVDSKGEYQGEFKFHDNLFLLYQLLNDLDFYISQTIEAVHNAVVAIDAQGRIVFFNPSAEKLLGFHAEEVLGKPIKNFFPDSLTFKALATGEELRGIPMSYGELNTKADFLPIILGHKVLGAVAVFKDITELEEVSHRLNSNEKLMATLEAVVENSYEGMVVIDDQENIVLMNQFFLDVIGVKVQDVIGKKINDISPNSSLPQTLKSGKAQFGETWHLKGRDFIIMRVPIEREGKVVGALAKTLFKNMEIAKMFAKKVMRLEENLAYYKEELGKFHSSQFVFDDIIGESPRMKKAKSLAHRASQTTSTILILGESGTGKEVFSHAIHKSSIRSNGPYIKVNCAALPEDLLESELFGYEEGAFTGARKGGKPGKFELADKGTIFLDEIGDMSMGMQAKLLRVLQERELERLGGTEPIKVDVRIIAATNRDLHKMVMEHKFRLDLYYRLNVLTIDLPPLRERKEDIGFIARGLIEKINKRLGTDIQGVRPESITHLCAYDWPGNIRELENILERAIVICDEAWILPKHLALPGVMETITLGGEQTLEYALQAAEREILDKTLRRVQGNKVQAARILGIHRSVLYKKLAKYNIQG from the coding sequence ATGAATGGCTTTATTTCGAGTGGCCTTTCTTTGCTGGACAGCCAGGAATTGATTCTCTCCTCCCTTTATCTTGATGAAGAGACCGTATTGGCTGATGCTCTGCAGATCATTTTAAAAGAGGAACGAACTCATCTGCCGGTAGTAAGCAAAGAGAAAAGATTTCTGGGTGTTTTAGGGACTGCCGATATTATGGAAAGTTTAACCCAGGGGAAGTTTGATCCCAGGGCGCCGATTTCATCCTATATACGGCCGGTAGAGTGGCTGCTTCCGGAGGAGAACAGCCTGCTTTTTAATTTCAATGTCCTGATTACCGAAGGATGGCCCACCGCCTTTGTGGTTGACAGCAAAGGTGAGTATCAAGGGGAATTCAAATTTCATGATAATCTGTTCCTGTTGTACCAGCTGCTGAACGACCTGGATTTCTATATCAGCCAAACCATCGAAGCTGTTCATAATGCCGTGGTGGCTATTGATGCCCAGGGGCGCATCGTTTTCTTTAACCCTTCTGCGGAAAAATTGCTGGGCTTTCATGCTGAAGAAGTCCTCGGCAAACCGATCAAAAACTTTTTTCCGGACTCCTTAACCTTTAAAGCGCTGGCAACAGGTGAAGAACTGCGGGGCATCCCCATGAGCTACGGTGAGCTTAACACCAAGGCAGACTTCCTGCCCATCATCCTGGGGCACAAGGTTCTGGGCGCAGTAGCCGTGTTTAAAGATATTACCGAACTGGAAGAGGTAAGCCATCGTCTGAATTCCAACGAAAAGCTGATGGCCACACTGGAGGCGGTGGTCGAGAATTCTTATGAAGGCATGGTCGTCATCGATGATCAAGAGAATATTGTCCTGATGAACCAATTCTTTTTGGATGTCATCGGGGTTAAAGTGCAGGATGTGATCGGCAAAAAGATTAATGATATCAGCCCTAATTCCAGTCTGCCCCAGACCTTGAAATCAGGGAAGGCCCAATTCGGCGAGACCTGGCATCTTAAGGGGCGTGATTTTATCATCATGCGGGTCCCCATTGAACGGGAAGGTAAAGTCGTGGGGGCCTTGGCCAAGACTCTTTTCAAAAACATGGAAATCGCCAAAATGTTTGCCAAAAAAGTCATGCGCCTGGAAGAGAACCTTGCGTACTATAAAGAAGAGTTGGGCAAATTCCATTCCTCCCAATTCGTTTTTGATGATATTATCGGGGAAAGTCCCAGAATGAAGAAAGCCAAATCTTTAGCGCATCGCGCCTCTCAAACAACCTCGACGATTCTGATCCTGGGTGAAAGCGGTACAGGGAAAGAAGTCTTTTCCCATGCTATTCATAAATCAAGTATCCGCAGCAATGGACCTTATATCAAAGTGAATTGTGCGGCATTGCCGGAAGACCTCCTGGAATCAGAACTTTTTGGCTATGAGGAGGGTGCGTTTACGGGGGCCCGCAAAGGCGGCAAACCCGGTAAATTTGAACTTGCGGACAAAGGGACGATCTTTCTTGATGAGATCGGCGATATGTCTATGGGTATGCAGGCCAAACTGCTGCGGGTGCTGCAGGAACGTGAGCTTGAGCGTTTGGGAGGGACAGAACCCATCAAAGTCGATGTGCGGATTATTGCAGCCACGAACAGGGATCTGCACAAGATGGTGATGGAGCATAAATTCCGCCTTGATCTTTATTACCGTCTCAATGTTCTGACCATCGATCTGCCCCCTTTAAGAGAACGCAAAGAGGACATCGGCTTTATTGCCAGAGGACTTATTGAAAAAATCAATAAGCGACTGGGTACGGACATCCAGGGGGTGAGACCGGAAAGCATTACCCACTTATGTGCTTATGACTGGCCGGGCAATATTCGTGAACTGGAGAATATCCTGGAACGGGCCATCGTCATTTGTGATGAAGCCTGGATTTTGCCTAAGCATTTGGCTCTGCCGGGAGTCATGGAAACCATAACCCTAGGTGGGGAACAAACCCTGGAATATGCTTTACAAGCCGCAGAACGTGAGATTCTTGATAAGACTCTCCGCCGCGTTCAGGGCAACAAGGTACAGGCTGCCCGAATCCTGGGCATTCACCGCTCCGTGCTCTATAAAAAGCTGGCTAAGTACAATATTCAAGGGTAA
- a CDS encoding DUF2922 domain-containing protein has protein sequence MPISTNRIIKLSFRTSGGKAAGITLSNPKQGLTKEVVQDVMNTILAKNAFITASGELVGIKDIKITDTVTEDLYDPLEP, from the coding sequence TTGCCAATTTCTACGAACCGTATAATAAAATTATCTTTCCGGACCAGCGGGGGTAAAGCGGCGGGTATTACGCTCTCCAACCCTAAGCAGGGTCTGACAAAAGAAGTAGTGCAGGACGTAATGAATACTATCCTGGCGAAAAACGCTTTTATCACGGCCAGCGGAGAGCTGGTTGGAATAAAAGATATAAAGATAACCGATACGGTGACGGAGGATTTATACGATCCTCTCGAGCCGTAG
- a CDS encoding DUF1659 domain-containing protein, whose amino-acid sequence MAVLAIPLTSTLTVKCETGITPSGSPVIRKKSIPGLKSTVTDEDLHEIATALFSLVADQVVDITVSRNSQLLEEE is encoded by the coding sequence ATGGCAGTTCTTGCCATTCCCCTGACGTCAACTCTGACTGTGAAATGTGAGACCGGGATCACGCCTTCCGGCAGTCCGGTGATTAGGAAAAAAAGTATCCCCGGATTGAAGTCTACGGTTACGGATGAGGATCTCCACGAAATCGCCACGGCGTTGTTCAGTTTAGTGGCGGATCAGGTAGTGGATATCACCGTAAGCAGGAACTCACAGCTCCTTGAAGAGGAGTAA
- a CDS encoding DUF3102 domain-containing protein, translating into MNLIATERTTSTIAAEILIIRQQTCKVLLISAVEIGKRLKEAKALLPHGEWLNWLAESVSYSRSTAGNLTRLYEEYGPKLLTSDNGDANYQPVGNLTYTQALILLGLPEEEREQFMAEHDVAGMSKVELQQAVQERDQAREERDRAIGEKSELEKEVADKDSRITELTTRNAGLEQEVSDYKQKDEARPEKAAPQPKEPVQAKEESPSARKITDVQFTIHRDNMLNAYEGLLKTLAGLADTDPQLKEEYRETAYKMMENMTKRLKVYPPAITTNLKIKKITTTL; encoded by the coding sequence ATGAATCTGATCGCTACCGAACGCACGACCTCAACTATCGCTGCGGAAATCTTGATTATAAGACAACAGACATGCAAAGTTCTGCTGATCAGCGCTGTGGAGATCGGCAAGCGCCTGAAGGAAGCCAAAGCTTTGCTGCCTCATGGGGAATGGCTGAACTGGCTGGCGGAGTCGGTGAGCTATTCCCGAAGCACAGCCGGGAATCTTACGCGTCTGTATGAGGAATATGGACCTAAGCTGCTCACCTCAGACAATGGGGATGCAAATTACCAACCGGTTGGTAATTTGACTTATACTCAGGCCCTTATCCTGCTGGGACTTCCAGAAGAGGAGCGGGAGCAATTTATGGCGGAGCATGATGTGGCCGGCATGAGCAAAGTGGAACTTCAGCAGGCTGTCCAGGAAAGAGATCAGGCCCGGGAGGAAAGGGACCGGGCTATCGGGGAAAAGTCTGAGCTCGAAAAAGAAGTGGCGGACAAAGACAGCAGGATCACCGAATTAACCACCCGGAATGCCGGCCTGGAGCAGGAAGTATCGGACTACAAGCAAAAAGATGAGGCCCGCCCGGAAAAAGCCGCCCCGCAGCCAAAGGAGCCGGTCCAGGCCAAAGAAGAGAGTCCCTCTGCCCGGAAAATTACCGATGTCCAATTCACCATTCACCGGGACAATATGCTCAACGCCTACGAAGGGCTTCTGAAGACCCTTGCCGGTTTAGCGGACACCGATCCCCAACTGAAGGAAGAATACCGGGAGACGGCCTATAAGATGATGGAAAATATGACCAAGAGGCTGAAGGTGTATCCGCCTGCCATCACTACCAATTTAAAAATAAAGAAAATTACCACCACTTTATGA